The DNA segment GACGTCCTCAACCACGTCCTGTCCGGCGGGGCGGATTTCTGGTGGTGGTGGCGCATGGCCCGGCGCTCCGGCGCCGCGCCGGGGAAGCGCTTCCTGGACGTGGCCGCGGGAACCGGCGATTCCAGCGTCGCCCTGGCCCGCCGCGGGGCGGAGGTCGTGAGCACGGACTTCACCCACGCCATGCTGCGGCTGGGTCCGGCCAAATTCCGGCGCAAGGGCCTGGCGGAGCGGATCTGGGCCTCCAGCGACGCCGACGCCCAGCGGCTGCCCTTCCGCGACGGCAGCTTCGACGGGCTCACCATCTGCTACGGCATCCGCAATGTGGAGGACCGCGCCCGGGCCTACGCGGAATTTCTCCGCGTGCTCCGCCCCGGCGGCCAGCTCACCATCCTGGAATTCAGCACGCCCGTCTGGCCCGGCCTCAAGGCGTTCTACGACTGGTACAGCCTGCGGGTGCTGCCTCGCGTCGGCGCCTGGATCAGCGGGGACGCCTCCGCCTACACCTACCTGCCCGAGAGCATCCGCACCTTCCCCAACCAGGGTGCCCTAGCCGGGGAACTGCGGACCGCGGGCTTCCGGGAGGTGGCGTGGACCAACCTCACGGGCGGCATCGTGGCCCTGCACACGGGCGTGAAGTAGGAACCTGAAGAACGGTTAGGCGCGGTGCCGCTCGGCGACCATGCGGTCGATGGCGGACACCACCTCTTCGCTGGCCCTTTCGGCCTGCTCGAAGTGGGCGAGCACCTGCTGCTGGATGGCGGGGTCGGACTGCCAGCGCTGGTCCAGGAGGGAGACTGCCTCGTGGATGTGGCTGTGCACGCGGGCGTGGGGTTCCTCCAGGCGCCCGTAGGAGGGCAGCTGGGCGAACTCCTCGGCGCCCTTTCCGTCGTAGTACCACTCGCCGAGGCGGCAGCTCCGGGAGTCGACTTCGGCCGCCCGCGCCTCGGGGGAACCGGTGCCCTGGTTCACCACGCGGTAGCCGTTCTGCTTGAACAGGAAGTGGTCCACCTTCACCAGCGAGGCGAAGCTGACGTCCTGGGCGCGGGACATCTGGCGCAGCGACGTGCGGGCGGATTCCGCGAAGTGGTGGACCTGGTCGCGGAAGGCCGTGACCGTGTCGCGGGAACTCTCAGTGATCTCCTTGGCGCGCTGGGACTCGTCGCGGATCCGGGCGGTGCCCTGGGCGAAGGATTCCAGCGTCGCCGCGATGCTCGCCGCGGCGTCCTTGGTGTTTTCGGAGAGGGTGCGGACTTCCTCGGCCACCACTGCGAATCCCTTGCCCACTTCGCCGGCGTGGGCGGCTTCGATGGCGGCGTTGAGGGCCAGGAGGTTGGTCCGGTCCGCCACGTCGGTGATCACCTGGACGATCTGGGTGATCTCGGTGCTCTTCTCGTGGATGTGCTCGATCTGGGTGTTGGTGAGGGCCACCATCTCCGCCACGCGGTTGAGGTCGGTGACGATCCGCTCGATGGTCGCGCGGCTGCTGTCGGCCTCGGCGGCGGTGCCCCGGGAGAGGTCGCTCACGGTGCCCAGCTCCTTCGTCATGTCGAGGAGGTAGTCCTGGATGGAGCGGAGGTTCTGGATCAGGTTGCCGCTGTTCAGGTCCGTCACCTGCGCGATCAGCTTCTCCTTGAGCGCCATCCGCTGGACCTGACCGAGGCTCTCCACGGAGACGTTGATCCGCGTCATCCCGTCCTTGAAGGCCCCGTGCAGCCCCTGGTCCATGGCGAGGCGGTAGGTCTGACCGCGGCTGGCGTGGTCGAAGGCGGAGAAGACTTCGCGGAAGTACGCCTCCTGCTGGTCCAGCAGGTCGTTGAGGGCCCAGGACAGGCGCTCGGTGGCGGCGCCCTTCTTGATGCCGGTGATCCGGTGGTCCAGCTCGCCCCGGGCGGCCTCCTCCAGGTTCGAGGCCAGGCGGGCGAGGGCGACCAGGATGCGGTGGGCGGTCCACAGGGTGAACAGCAGCAGGCCCGCGATCACCGCGCCCAGGACGACCAGCGGCAGGTCCATTCCCTTCGACCCGACCGCGTAGGCGAAGCCCAGGAAAAGGACCAGCACCGCCGCGATGAGCAGGTGGATCCTAGAGCCCAAGGACAAATTCTGCATAGCTGATGCCCTTCTCTTCGAGAGTCCGATTGAGGATCGCCAGGGAAGCCTTCATGCCCGCCTGTCCGTCGCCGGCCCGGCGCTCGGCGTCGAGCAGGGTCCGGTAGAGGCCGGAGACGACCTGGACGGCTTCCGGCCGCGGCTTGCGGCGCACGGAGTAGTACCCGATCACGTTCCCCCGGCGGTCGAAGGAGGGCGTGATGTTGGCGAAGACCCAGTAGAAGCTCCCGTCCTTGGCCAGGTTCTTCACGTAGGCGCAGATCTCCTGCTGGGCCTGGAGGGTGTCCCACAGGAGCTTGAACACGACCCGGGGCATGTCCGGGTGGCGGAGGATGTTGTGGGGAGTGCCCAGCAGCTCCGCTTCCGAATAGCCCGACATGGCGATGAAGATCCGGTTGCCGTAGGTGATGATTCCCTTGAGGTCGGTCTTCGAGACGATGAAATCATCCACTCCCAGGACGCGCTCGTTCTGGGTGGGTTCGGGCCTGCTCATGGGTGGGGTCTCCACCTCCACTATCGGTAGTTTTCAGTTTTTTGCATCAGTTTTGACAACTCGAGCCGCTCAGCACAGAGGGTAGCGACCCTGCTCCATCAGGGCGGCGGCGATCCGCGCGCGGAGGCCCGACAGGGGAAGGGGCGCGGGAGCGCGCATCAGCAGCAGATCCGCCACGAGGGCATCCAGGGCCTCGCCGGAGGCCAGCTCCGCCGCCAGCATCCGGGCCTCGCCCTGGACGCGGTTCCAGGCCTCCTGCGCGTAGACCTCGGCCATGTCCCGGGCCAGGTCCGCCCAGCGGTGGCCGGAGGCCGCCATCTTCCCGGCGCGGACGGCGGCGGATTCCATGGCGTAGAGCTCCAGCAGCAGGTTGCTGATCCGGGCGGCGGCCTCCTGGTTGTCGAGGATCCGCGGTCCCTGCGCGGCCTGCGCCAGGGCGACCACCTTCAGGGCCCGGGCCTTGGCCAGGGCGACGGTCCGCAGGAGGCCGTCCTCCGGCAGGACCGGCGTTCCCGCGGCAGCCGCCGCCAGGGGCAGGCCCTCCGTTCCCCCGCAGCGCTTCAAGAACGTGCCGGCGATCAGCAGGCGGTTGATCTCGTTGGTGCCCTCGAAGATGCGGTTGATGCGGCAGTCCCGGTAGATCTTCTCGGCGGGATACTCGGCGCTGAACCCGGCGCCGCCGAAGGTCTGGACGGCGTCGTCCGCGGTGGCGAACAGGGCCTCGCTGCCCCAGACCTTCGCCATGGAGGCTTCGACGGCGTATTCCTCGATGGCCTTCATCTTGTCGGCGCCGCCAGTCTCGCTCTCCCAGCTGGTGCGGGCCAGGGCCTCGTCCAGGTAGCCGATGGTGCGGAAGTTCATGCTCTCGCCCACGAAGATCCGGACGGCCATGTTCGCCAGCTTCTGCTGGATCAGGCCGAAGGCGGCCAGCGGCTTCCCGAACTGGGTGCGTTCGCCCGCGTACTTCAGCGTGTATTCCAGGACGCGCTTCCCGGCGCCGGCGGAACTGGCGCCCAGCTTGAAGCGGCCGATGTTCAGGATCCCGAAGGCGATGCGGGCGCCCTTGCCCTTGCCGCCAAGCAGCCGATCCTCGGGGATGCGGCAGTTCTCCAGGATCACGGTGCGCGTGGAGCTGCCCTTGATCCCCATCTTCTTCTCTTCGGCGCCGGTGCTGACGCCGGGATCGGCGCGCTCCACGATGAAGGCGCTGAAGTGGGTGCCGTTGACCTTCGCGAACACCACGAACACGTCGGCGAAGCCGGCGTTGGTGATCCAGGCCTTGGTGCCGTTCAGGACCCAGTGTCCGTCCTGGAGGACCGCGGTGGTCTTGGCGCCGAGCGCGTCGGACCCGCTGCCGGCCTCGGTCAGGGCGTAGGCCGCCACCCACTCGCCGCTGGCGAGCTTCGGCAGGTACTTCGCCTTCTGGGCCTCGTTCCCGAAATAGACGATGGGCAGGGTGCCGATGCTGGTGTGGGCGCCGTAGCTGGTGGAGAAGCTGGCCTGTCGGGCCATCTCCTCGAGCACCAGGAGGGCGGTCTTCTTCTCCAGGTCCAGCCCGCCGTAGGCCTCGGGGATCTCGATTCCGAGGATGCCCAGCTCGCCCGCCTTGCGGAGCAGGTCGCGGTTCAGGTCGAGGTCCAGGTGGTCGATCTCCTCGTCCCGGGCCATGACTTCGCCGGTGACGAAATCCCGGGCCGCCTCCGCGATGGCGAGCGCTTCCTCGCTGCTCTCCTCGGGGGTGAACTGGGGCAGGGTGCCCGCCGGATGGAACATGAAACTGCCACCGCGGACGATTTCGACGCTGGTCTCGGCCATAGGGGACCTCCCGACCCCCTGATCATCTACCCGGGGTCAGGACCTCCCGACCCCCTGATCATCTACCCGGGGTCAGGGACGTGGGTCACAACCGGAAGCCCCGCCTCAGATCAGGCGCTTCTGGCCCTTCGGATGGTGCAGCACGACTTCCTTCACGCGCTCGATCCAGGTGGACCGGGCGCCCGGCTCCAGGCGCTCGTGGGGGATGGAGCGCTCGTCCAGCAGCTTGTCCACCAGCTGGTCGATGGCCTCGGCGAAGAAGGTGTCCGTATCGCGCACGCCGTCCGCCGCGAGGTGGCCGCCGAAGGGCACCTTGAACAGCAGGTCGTAGCCCTTCATCCAGTGGTGCATGAACCGCTCGATGGGGAGCTGGCGGCCGAAGGCCAGCATCATGTAGGCGTAGTTGTCGAGGACGCTGCGGTCGCAGACCACCGCGTCGTGCTGGCTGCCGGAGCGGATCTCCTCCGCCATCTGCGTCATGAAGATCCAGGTCTGGGCTTCCAGGGAGGTCTTCTGGTTGATGGGAAGGGGCGACAGCCGGGCCACTTCCTTGACGATGTCCACGTGGACGCCCTCCCGCTTGAGGGCCGCGGCCAGTTCGTAGCAGAGGGTGGTCTTGCCCACCCCGTGGGTCCCGATGAACGCGATCTTCATGCGTCCAGTATCCCGTGGGAAGGCCCGCGACGGGATGTGTTCTCCATCACCTTGGGGGCTTGGGACCGTCCCGCTGCTCGCGCCGGGCCTGCATCTCCTGCCGCATGATGGTGGCGCATTCGGGGCACACGCCGTGGGTGAACGTGGCATCGGTGTGCTCGCCCAGGTAGGCCTCGATCTGGTTCCAGTAGCCCTGGTCGTCGCGCACTTTCTTGCAGTGGCTGCAGATGGGGAGCAGGCCCGACAGCGCCCGCACCTGGCCCAGGGCCCCAGTCAGCTCCTGGATCAGCTTGTCGCGCTCCGCCTCCATCCGCCGGCGGTCGGTCACGTCCCGGGACGCGCCCTGGAGCCCCAGCACCCGCCCGTCGGGGCTGCGGACGATGCGGCTGCGCACCTCCACCTCCAGTTCACGGCCGTCCCGGTGGCGGACGGTGGCCTCGAAGGTCTCCATTTCGGGAGTCGGAGCGTCGAGGGGCAGGGTACGGGCTTCGGCGATGCGCTCGCGGAACCGCTGGGCGCCGTGGGCCGAAGGGGCGCGGTCCTCCAGGCTGAGAGCCAGGAATTCGTCCGGAGTCCAGCCCCGCTGCTGGAAGACGGAGGGGCTGATGTAGGTGAGGTTTCCCTCGGAGTCCGAGGTCCAGATGACGTCCAGGGCGTTCTCCGCCAGCAGCCGGTACTTCACCTCCTGGAAGGCCAGCCGCTCCTGGTCGGACAACTGCCGCAACCACGCGGCGCGGGCCAGCCAGCCCATGGCCACGCTGAGGGAGACGAGGGCGGCCACGGCCACGGCGGCGAACAGGGCCTCGTGGCGCCAGGCGCGGAGGTACTCCTGCTGGGCCAGGCCCACCTGCACCTGAAAGGGGGGCGCGTCGAGCTTGCGGACGCTGTAGGTGCGCCGGCGGCCGTCCAGGGTGGAATCGGCGGTGAACTGGGCGCTGCTTCCGGGGGCGAGGGCATTCTCCAGGTAGGGGCCCGCGGGGCGCTGGCCGAGGCTCCGGTCCAGCCCCTCGAAGGCGGGGTAGCGGACCAGCAGGCGCAGGTTCTCGTCCCGCAGAGAGACCGAGCCCCAGCGGCCCACGTCCACCCGCGCCATGGCCCGGGCCAGCTGCTCCGTGGCCAGGGTGGCGCAGATCGCTCCCCGGAACTCCCCGTGGGGCCCGCTGATGCGCTGGGCCAGGGTGATGGCCGGGGCTCCGCCGGCGCCCTCCCGGGCGGGCGGCGAGATGATCAGGGTGCCGTCGGCGCTCTCGCGCAGGGCGCGGAGGAAATCCGCTCCGCCCGGTGCTTCCGGGGCCGCGGCGGCCGGGACGCGGTGGACGACCCGCCCCTCCGCGTCCACCACCCGCAGGGCGTCGAGCGTGGCGAGGCGGCGGAACCGGATTCCGATGAAGGCGCCCAGCGCCGGGTCCTCGAGCCTGCCGGAGCCCCGCTGGGCTTCGTCCCGGGCGGCGAGCATCCCCAGGTTGATCTGCCGGATGGTGCCCTTGACGTTCTCCTCCAGGACCTGGGCCAGGTTCTGGGTGGTGGCGAAGGCCCGCTCCACGCTGTGCCGGTGGCTGAGATACAGCCCCCAGCCCGCCAGGCCCACGATCAGCAGGTTGAACACCACCATGCCCCACCGCATCCAGCGGGCGAAGGAGGAGGGGCTGAGGGAGTCCGGTGCGGCGGGAAAGAGCATGGTGGCTTCAGAAGAGGCTGGTTCCGTCCATGGCGAGGGGCTGCTCCACCCCCAGGAGCTTCAGAAGGGTGGGGGCCACGTCGCTGAGGGCGCCCCCGGCGCGGAGCTGGCGCGCCTCGAAGCCGGCGGCGACCAGGACCGCCGGAACGGGATTCAGCGTGTGGGCCGTGTGGGGATTGCCCTTCTCATCCCGCATGCACTCGCAGTTGCCGTGGTCCGCGGTGATGAAGAGGGCGCCCCCGGCGGCGAGGGCGGCGTCCGCGAGGCGCCCCACGGCGGCGTCCACGGCCTCGCAGGCGGTGATGGTCGCGGCCAGGTCGCCGGTGTGGCCGATCATGTCGGGGTTGGCCAGGTTGCATACCAGCAGGCGGTAGTCCTTCGATCGGATGGCCGCTTCCAGGCCCGTGGACACGTCCTGGAGGCTCATCTCCGGCTGCAGGTCGTAGGTGGCGACCTTGGGGGAGGGAACCAAGCGCCGCTCCTCCCCGACGAAGGGCGCTTCCTGTCCGCCGTTGAAGAAGTAGGTGACGTGCGCGTACTTCTCCGTCTCGGCGGTGCGGAACTGCTTCCAGCCGCGCTCCGCCACCAGCTCGCCCAGGATGCGGTCGAGGTTCTGGGGCGGGTAGGCCACGGCCGAATAGGGCGCCAGTTCGACGTCGTAGGCGGTGAAGGTGACGAGCTTCACCGCGGGCCGGTGCTTGGCTGCGAACCCGTCGAAGGCGGGATGGACCAGGGCGTGGCACAGCTGGCGGGCGCGGTCGGCGCGGAAGTTGAAGAACAGCACGCCGTCGCCGTCCGCGATGGGATGGAAGGCGTCGAGCCGGGTGGGCGCCACGAATTCGTCGGTCTCCCCCCGGCCGTAGGCGGCGGCCAGGGCGGCGAGGGCATCGGGCGCCCGGTGGGGCGCGTCGCCGTCCACGAACAGCTTCCAGGCCTGCTCGGTGCGGTCCCACCGCTTGTCCCGGTCCATGGCGGTGTAGCGCCCGCAGATGGAGCCGATGGTCACGAGCGGCGCGTCCCGGAGCTGGAAGCCCAGCCACTGGAGGTAGCCGTCGGCGCTCTTCTGGCCCGTGTCCCGCCCGTCCGTGATGGCGTGGATGGTGGTGGGGACGCCCTCCGCCTGGGCCCACTGGGCGAGGGCCGCCAGGTGGTTCTGGTGGCTGTGGACGCCGCCGTCGCTGACCAGCCCCAGCAGGTGCAGCCGCTTGCCGGAAGCCTTGAGCTCCGCGAGCAGGCCCCCGATGACCGCGTTCTCGCGGAAGGTCCCGCGGCGGATGGCGGCGTCGATCCGGGTCAGCTCCTGCCACACCACGCGGCCCGCGCCCAGGTTCATGTGGCCCACTTCGGAGTTGCCGAATTGCCCCGGCGGGAGCCCGACAGCTTCGCCGCTGGTGTGGAGCTGGGTGGTGGCGTAGGTCTTCCGCAGAGCGTTGAACCGGGGCATGTCCGCGGTGAAGGTGGCGTCGAAGGCGTTCCGGGGGCCGTCGCCGAATCCGTCGAGGATGAGGAGGGTGATGGGACCTTGGATCATGGGGCCTTCAATCATGGGTGGGTCATCCCTTTTTTGCCTGGCGCTGCTTGGCTTTCAGTCCTCGGGGAAGGTCGTCGGCCACGAATCCGATGGGGCGGTCGGGGACGCTCTCGGCCTCGTCGGCGCGGAGGGCCTTCTGGACGAGATCCATTTTCTCCTCCAGGGCCGTGATCCGGGCGGAGAGTTCGGCCTGGGCGGTGAGGATCCGCCGGGCGTCGGCGAAGGCCGGAAGTAGGGCCAGGAGCGGGGTCTCCTTCCCGGGCACCAGGCCCGTCAGAAGGGCGGCGCCGGCTTCGGTGAAGGCCATCACCGGCGCGTCGGGGATCTTCTGCCGCTCGGCGGCGGTGAGGT comes from the Geothrix sp. 21YS21S-4 genome and includes:
- a CDS encoding class I SAM-dependent methyltransferase, producing MPEGRQVQQMFSAIAGKYDVLNHVLSGGADFWWWWRMARRSGAAPGKRFLDVAAGTGDSSVALARRGAEVVSTDFTHAMLRLGPAKFRRKGLAERIWASSDADAQRLPFRDGSFDGLTICYGIRNVEDRARAYAEFLRVLRPGGQLTILEFSTPVWPGLKAFYDWYSLRVLPRVGAWISGDASAYTYLPESIRTFPNQGALAGELRTAGFREVAWTNLTGGIVALHTGVK
- a CDS encoding acyl-CoA dehydrogenase family protein, whose translation is MAETSVEIVRGGSFMFHPAGTLPQFTPEESSEEALAIAEAARDFVTGEVMARDEEIDHLDLDLNRDLLRKAGELGILGIEIPEAYGGLDLEKKTALLVLEEMARQASFSTSYGAHTSIGTLPIVYFGNEAQKAKYLPKLASGEWVAAYALTEAGSGSDALGAKTTAVLQDGHWVLNGTKAWITNAGFADVFVVFAKVNGTHFSAFIVERADPGVSTGAEEKKMGIKGSSTRTVILENCRIPEDRLLGGKGKGARIAFGILNIGRFKLGASSAGAGKRVLEYTLKYAGERTQFGKPLAAFGLIQQKLANMAVRIFVGESMNFRTIGYLDEALARTSWESETGGADKMKAIEEYAVEASMAKVWGSEALFATADDAVQTFGGAGFSAEYPAEKIYRDCRINRIFEGTNEINRLLIAGTFLKRCGGTEGLPLAAAAAGTPVLPEDGLLRTVALAKARALKVVALAQAAQGPRILDNQEAAARISNLLLELYAMESAAVRAGKMAASGHRWADLARDMAEVYAQEAWNRVQGEARMLAAELASGEALDALVADLLLMRAPAPLPLSGLRARIAAALMEQGRYPLC
- a CDS encoding methyl-accepting chemotaxis protein; the protein is MQNLSLGSRIHLLIAAVLVLFLGFAYAVGSKGMDLPLVVLGAVIAGLLLFTLWTAHRILVALARLASNLEEAARGELDHRITGIKKGAATERLSWALNDLLDQQEAYFREVFSAFDHASRGQTYRLAMDQGLHGAFKDGMTRINVSVESLGQVQRMALKEKLIAQVTDLNSGNLIQNLRSIQDYLLDMTKELGTVSDLSRGTAAEADSSRATIERIVTDLNRVAEMVALTNTQIEHIHEKSTEITQIVQVITDVADRTNLLALNAAIEAAHAGEVGKGFAVVAEEVRTLSENTKDAAASIAATLESFAQGTARIRDESQRAKEITESSRDTVTAFRDQVHHFAESARTSLRQMSRAQDVSFASLVKVDHFLFKQNGYRVVNQGTGSPEARAAEVDSRSCRLGEWYYDGKGAEEFAQLPSYGRLEEPHARVHSHIHEAVSLLDQRWQSDPAIQQQVLAHFEQAERASEEVVSAIDRMVAERHRA
- the gpmI gene encoding 2,3-bisphosphoglycerate-independent phosphoglycerate mutase; this translates as MIQGPITLLILDGFGDGPRNAFDATFTADMPRFNALRKTYATTQLHTSGEAVGLPPGQFGNSEVGHMNLGAGRVVWQELTRIDAAIRRGTFRENAVIGGLLAELKASGKRLHLLGLVSDGGVHSHQNHLAALAQWAQAEGVPTTIHAITDGRDTGQKSADGYLQWLGFQLRDAPLVTIGSICGRYTAMDRDKRWDRTEQAWKLFVDGDAPHRAPDALAALAAAYGRGETDEFVAPTRLDAFHPIADGDGVLFFNFRADRARQLCHALVHPAFDGFAAKHRPAVKLVTFTAYDVELAPYSAVAYPPQNLDRILGELVAERGWKQFRTAETEKYAHVTYFFNGGQEAPFVGEERRLVPSPKVATYDLQPEMSLQDVSTGLEAAIRSKDYRLLVCNLANPDMIGHTGDLAATITACEAVDAAVGRLADAALAAGGALFITADHGNCECMRDEKGNPHTAHTLNPVPAVLVAAGFEARQLRAGGALSDVAPTLLKLLGVEQPLAMDGTSLF
- a CDS encoding PAS domain-containing protein; this encodes MSRPEPTQNERVLGVDDFIVSKTDLKGIITYGNRIFIAMSGYSEAELLGTPHNILRHPDMPRVVFKLLWDTLQAQQEICAYVKNLAKDGSFYWVFANITPSFDRRGNVIGYYSVRRKPRPEAVQVVSGLYRTLLDAERRAGDGQAGMKASLAILNRTLEEKGISYAEFVLGL
- a CDS encoding PAS domain S-box protein codes for the protein MLFPAAPDSLSPSSFARWMRWGMVVFNLLIVGLAGWGLYLSHRHSVERAFATTQNLAQVLEENVKGTIRQINLGMLAARDEAQRGSGRLEDPALGAFIGIRFRRLATLDALRVVDAEGRVVHRVPAAAAPEAPGGADFLRALRESADGTLIISPPAREGAGGAPAITLAQRISGPHGEFRGAICATLATEQLARAMARVDVGRWGSVSLRDENLRLLVRYPAFEGLDRSLGQRPAGPYLENALAPGSSAQFTADSTLDGRRRTYSVRKLDAPPFQVQVGLAQQEYLRAWRHEALFAAVAVAALVSLSVAMGWLARAAWLRQLSDQERLAFQEVKYRLLAENALDVIWTSDSEGNLTYISPSVFQQRGWTPDEFLALSLEDRAPSAHGAQRFRERIAEARTLPLDAPTPEMETFEATVRHRDGRELEVEVRSRIVRSPDGRVLGLQGASRDVTDRRRMEAERDKLIQELTGALGQVRALSGLLPICSHCKKVRDDQGYWNQIEAYLGEHTDATFTHGVCPECATIMRQEMQARREQRDGPKPPR
- a CDS encoding ATP-binding protein gives rise to the protein MKIAFIGTHGVGKTTLCYELAAALKREGVHVDIVKEVARLSPLPINQKTSLEAQTWIFMTQMAEEIRSGSQHDAVVCDRSVLDNYAYMMLAFGRQLPIERFMHHWMKGYDLLFKVPFGGHLAADGVRDTDTFFAEAIDQLVDKLLDERSIPHERLEPGARSTWIERVKEVVLHHPKGQKRLI
- a CDS encoding ORF6N domain-containing protein, with translation MSTPVEILSRLLWIRDAAVLPDRVVADQLGLEPNTLAALIQAHPERFPESMVFHLTAAERQKIPDAPVMAFTEAGAALLTGLVPGKETPLLALLPAFADARRILTAQAELSARITALEEKMDLVQKALRADEAESVPDRPIGFVADDLPRGLKAKQRQAKKG